The following nucleotide sequence is from Candidatus Equadaptatus faecalis.
AATTGAACCTTCCTTGAAATTAACGGCGGCTATTTTGCCCGTAACGCTCGGCACAACGTTGACCGTCTGAATCGGCTCAACGCTTCCGACGTATTCCTTCTGCGTTGAGAGGTCTGCTTCCTCAACCTCGCCGAGAACGACTATCGGCGCTGCCTGAGCCGCCCTCGCAGCGGCTTCCTGCTGTGCTTTTTTCTCCTGAACGCCCTTGTTCCAATACCAGAAACCGCCTGCTGCCGCGATTATCAGAAGAATCGCGATAAATCTTGTTGCTCCGCCTTTTTTCTTTTCCTGCTGTTCGTTTTCCATTGTGCTTCTCCTTTTTATTGGGTTAACTGCTTACTGCCTTTTTATAAATATTTATAAAATCTGCATTGCGCCGCCTTACCGCGCAAGCTCCTTTTCAACTGCATTGAAAATAAAATCAATATGCTTCGCAAAATCTTTTTCAAGCATATCCATAAAACGGAGATTGCCCAACCCGCTGAAAACGGCAACAAGCGCCTCCGCTACTGCCCCGCAGTCGCAGCCCGCCTTGATTTTTCCCGCCGCTTTCTCCTTTTCAAGCACCTTTGCGACGTAATTCTTTTCGCGTACCAGCGAAGACCTCTTCAAATCCGTGAGAGCGGTACAGACCTCGTCCGGCCACTCGTTCATGTGCAGAAGAATTTTGCGGATTTTGACGTGCAGCTCCTTGCCCTCCGGGCTTTTAACAAAGGTTTTGTAATAATTCTTCAAATCTTCAAGAGACGACGGCTCATTCGCGCCAAGCGTAAAGGTACGCGCCGCTTCCCCGTGCAGATACTCCGCAAGGCAGATAAAAAGCTCGTTCTTGCTCTTGAAATGCCAATAGACGGCGCCTTTTGTCATGCCGACGGCGGAAGCGATTTCAGCAACGGAAACCTTCGCATACGGCTTCTCGCTGAAAAAATTCAGCGCTGCGTTAAGTATGCGTTCTCTCGTTTCAAGCGCTTCTTCCTTCGTTCTGCGCAAGGCTCCGCCCCCTTCCTGCAACACAAACACCGCACAAAAGTGCAGCAGACGGTATTATACATTCCTTAAAGAATGTATGTCAAGCAAAAAAATGCAGCTTTTTCGGATTATTCCTGAATCTCTGATAAAACCGGCGCGGAAGAAATTCCGCGCCGGTTTGTTTATTTCAGTTCAAATTTTTTCGCGAATTCTTTAAAGTGCGGTTCAAAGATAAGGTATTTTTTGTAGATACCGCAAAAAAATTCTATCAGAAAGCCCATTGTGCAGGCGGTTATTACCGTTCCTATGCCTACTCCGACGAATTTCCCGAAGAAGCACAGCGTCAGAACCGTTGCAATTCCAAGGCAGGCGAGGTCAAAGCAGAGTTTGAATTTAAGCCGTCTTATGCCGAAGCATCCGCTTACCCCGCGCACGAAGAAGTCATAG
It contains:
- a CDS encoding TetR family transcriptional regulator; this translates as MRRTKEEALETRERILNAALNFFSEKPYAKVSVAEIASAVGMTKGAVYWHFKSKNELFICLAEYLHGEAARTFTLGANEPSSLEDLKNYYKTFVKSPEGKELHVKIRKILLHMNEWPDEVCTALTDLKRSSLVREKNYVAKVLEKEKAAGKIKAGCDCGAVAEALVAVFSGLGNLRFMDMLEKDFAKHIDFIFNAVEKELAR